Below is a window of Drosophila nasuta strain 15112-1781.00 chromosome X, ASM2355853v1, whole genome shotgun sequence DNA.
AACCGTTACAAGCAGATCGTAGCGATTGCGCCTGGACTGCCAGTAGCCCCGAGGTGTGAAGGCAATGTTCTTCAtcacaacttcaacaacaaacacaaaggTGAGCACGGCGCTAACAATAACCAAACGCTCCGTGTGCACCTCTCCTTTAATCCACTGCAAATAGCGAGTTCGGGTTAGATTTAATTAAGGGCTGGCTATATTTTTTGCTGTGAACTCACTGTTATAGATAACAACATACTGTTGATCAAGACGACCACAGCAATGACACGCTTGAAGATAATGTGCTGCGTAATGTCGTAGGTAAAGGCACGAATCTTTCGACCATCTGGTCGCGGTGGCAAATGCAGAGGCTGAGCGATCTTGAGACGCTTCTTCAAGTCACACCATCGCCTCTGGTCAACAGTTAACAGCGCTGTGCCTTTGTTCTCCGAGTAGTTTGCGATAACAACACCCACAAAGAGGGTTAAACCAATCATGCAACCCAAGAATATGTAGATGTGGATGTAGATAGCATGAATCTAAAAAATGATCGatacaaatcaatttgaataggCGAGGTATTAGGCTAATGATTTTCTTCTGAATTACCGGTCCAACAACTTTAATAAGAACATCGCGAACATCCAACCAACCCTTGAAAGACAACACCTCGAACAAGGTTAACATCGCATCCCCAATGTTGTCGAAATTGAAGCGACGAGGATTCGCCCAGACACGTGGCACCAACATCGCCGGATACGACTCATCTGGTCCCGGAGTCAGCTTCATTTTGGTCACAAAGACACGTCGCATAAAAACGCCAACACAATCCTCTCGCCGCAGTATCGTCGGATCATTGCAACGCGCCAAACGTCCACCATACAATTGCACCCCATAGCTAGCAAATATGAACATCAGTAGAATGAGCAGAGTGGATACCAATAAGATCTCTTTGAAGCCTCGGCACAGTTCATAGACAACTTTTCTCATATGCGGCACCAGCGTGAAGATTCTCAGAGGTCGGACGCAGCGTAGAATCATCAACAGTTGAGCGGCCGAATTTGTGGGTATATTGTGTGGCATCCAGCAAAGAAACGACGTGGACACCACATAAATGAATACATCCAATGCGGCAGCTACATCCTTAATGTAAGCCTTGGGCGTAAAGAACAATCCATCGGCGAGAATTTTGAGCGCGAGCTCCAGGCTCATAAATATGACGAATCCATATTCGGCTATTTGAAGTGTGGGATGATCCATTAGACGATAACTGGGTGTCTCGAACATCATGGAAATGCATGAGAGTGTGGTGGCAAAGATCATCACCCAGTCCAGATAGGTGACCAAACCAAGAAAGTTGCTAAagaatggaaatgaaataaaaataatattaaaatagctATTCATAGTGTAATTCTTTGTTATCAATAGCCAAATGTAACGATAATACAGTATAATGTCGTTAAATTCACCGATTGTACATTTTGATACTTTAACTGCATTGCATTTAAGTGCACCTTTTGAATATTCTTATGTTATTACGCATTGAAGACATTTAAGTGCACATGGAAGACAATTACTTAAAGTCGTAGTATGTAGATTGTTTACGTTACTTGTTTGTACTTTCAGATAGCTCACATAAGTGCGTATTTTGTCAGATAAATGCTTAGTAATCAACTAAAAGTCATCCCAAAACTATGTGAATTTTAGCTGCACTTATCGACATTTTACTGTAGACGAATTCGTTATTCAGTCAACCCATGGCATTAGCAACTTACTGCAAACTCTTGTACTGCACTTTGCGCTCTTTCCCTGTCAGTGGATCTTTAAGCCTCGCATCGTATCGGGCATGCACGATCTTCTGGCATATCTTGCGAAAGCGACTCTCGCGCGGCACCAGGAACAGCGGTGTGTCAAAGAACGGATGATTCTCTCTTAGGTCCTCCTCCCGCTGATTGCGTCGCATCTCGGCCTGTTGCCGTTTCGCCTGCAGCAGCTTGATGTCCAAGTCGTGAGGCCGAGCCCGACCAGAATTGGCGCGCGGAGCGGCCGCAATGTCACCGTTCTCCATGAGATGCTCATAGGTCTGCTTCAGCTTGATCGAGCCAGAACGTACGCTGCGACGTATGGAGCGTGATCCAAATCTGTGAATTTGTAGCGCACAACACATCAAACGAATCATGGGCCACCCATGGGCAACATGGGTACTTACTTCTTCTGATCCACCCGCCACGGCTTCGAATGCGTTATCGTGCCCTGTGACTTGAGGCCTCCTTTGGTGCCCACCACTGGCAACATGGCTGAGTCGCCCAACATAAGACGTTGATTGTTGCTATCGCTGTAATTTCGAATTGGAAATCAAATTAGAAACGTAATCATTCCATTGTGCATCCgatatttacttaattatgTGAGTGATGGCCAACTTGCGTAGGCTACTGCCAGCAGCTCGCACCTTGGCGGTTTTGTTCATAATGCGCACAGGTTTTTGCTTGCGGAACACAACATTGGACTCCCAGCATTCGGACATGGGCCGCTTGCAACTCTCGACCATTGATGGATCATCAGTTTCCAGTTCGATGACAAAGTGCTTCATGAAACTCTCGCGTACCTTGGGGAGCATGAAATCGTTTGGGATGCGATGCAGTATTGTCATTTGTGGCGAGTCCGGAAACTTTTCGAAGATGCGCAATCGGAAAGGCAGCGTCTCTTTAATTTCAGCACTTTGCTCACGAAACTTGAGCTGTTTCAGCTTCTTGATATCCTCGTCCAACTCCAAGTTATCCAAAATGACCGCCACGAAAAGACTGAGCACGATGAGTGTGACAAACAGATGGTAAAGTATGAAATAGACGGCAACCAATGGCGTCAGGGTTTTACTCGTTCGTATCATCGTCTCGTCCATGACCTCCACCCATGCCTCTTGCGTGAGAATCTGGAACATGCTCATGAAGGCTTCGGGGAACGATTCGAACTTGGTGAAATCGCAGAGGAAGCAAAACAATTGCATTGAAATGCTCGAGCTAATGATCAGCAAACACATAGTGAATATAATCAGCGAACCAAGTTTTTTGCCAGGCCCAAAGATCTTGTAGACAAAGCCCTCCAGCATTGGCGATGCCTTAATCAGTCGAACCACCCGCAACACTTGGAAATACGTCAATCCCGACAAATAGAAAATGGGAACTATATGCAGCGTGGTGCCAGCGGCCAGcaacaattcaaatttgtgTATCGAATGCTTATAGTAACCGCGCCACCCTAGACAGTAGATCTTGAACAGCGTTTCCAGATCGAGCAGGCATGTGAATGCCACCTCAATGTAGTAGTATCTCTCGTAGAATATGTGACGTGGTCGTCCATCATGCTTGAAGGCCATCGTGGCAGTCACAATGCCGTTGGCCAGAATCACGGTCATGACGAGCATCCGAAAGTACGGAGATCGAAGAATGGCATGACACGTCTCGGGCGCCAATCCGCCGTGTTTATTGTCATCGATGGTGACCAGTCGCCAGCCGGAATCGTTGCCGCTAAGTATCTGCGAGGCAGCGGTCTTTTGTATGTGTCCCCGGGCTCCCCACATCTGCTGGAACTGCACGCGTATCTCGTTGAATGTCTCCGTGATCACGGCTATGAAAACGTTCTTCACCAGCCAGGCGAGGAAGAATATCATTGTGCTGAAGTAGAAAGCTGCTCGCCAAGCGGGCAGCGAATCGATTGCTCGGTACATTATGAAAACCCAGCCCTCTTGTGATGCGGCCTGATAAACGGTGAAAATACTTGTGGCAATGTCCTCGAACCCATTAAAGCCAATCACGTAGCTGCTCAGGAAGTCCATCTTCATACACCGCATGCCTGGCGAACACTGATAACCCGAGTCAGGATCCATCGAACAGAATGTGTCTGGTATGGCCAGCGAGTTGATCGTTAGTACTCTGTCAATAAATACGGGACGtattgatataaatatataaatatatataagttaTATAGATAACAAGATTTTATCATTGCAGGGCTGTCATGCAATACACAGCGATTGATATATTTATGGTATCAAATATACAAGAATCGAAATCGGACAATTTATAGTGCAGTATATAAGGATTAAGAAGCCTTCggatatatttgtatttaaagggTGATTTCTCTACTACATTTAAGCTAAAACTCATAAATAAACGGAATTCGTATCCACATATGTTTTCGATTTCAGATTTGTTTTCGATTGCAGACCTGATATGTTGGTGGTATTACTTACGGTCTGCCCAGTATATCGTACTCCGTATTGTTCATCACACAGTGATTTTTCAGCTCGCCAAAGAACTGCACTCCCAGCAGTCCATACAATGACATGAAGAATAAAAAGAATAGCGTCACATTGTAAATTTGCTGACTCGATCGTCTGAAAATTGGAAGAACAAAATAATGATAAGGATTCGTGGTTGTTCGTTTGCCAAACCTAGTGGATATTTActtgaaaatttgattgatgCGACTCTTGGGCATACTAAATTTAAGGAAAACTCTCAGAAAGCGTATCATAATTAGTGGTCGAGGGGCCCGCATTATAGATAGATACGAGAATCTGGAAAAGAAAAGTACATGTGTGACATCgaaatatgtaaatgtaaattaaataaaacattcacgaaatataaaagaattttCTTCACAATCATGATCTTCCAGTTATACATTCGTCGATAAACACTTTATTACAAATTCTTCTCATTTCataaaatgtgaataaaagtTTCCATTTATTGCTAAAAAATCTCGTGTTTGCTTCTCTTCAACTTACTTTGCCACAATTTCAAGAACTTCAAAGATTTGCAGTATGATGGAGACCCACAGAAAGCTGACCATGGAAGCATCGAACTGACACCAATGATCCTTAAGATATGGCACTTCACCCTGCAAAGCATACAATACACACAGTTCCATACTATTGGCAAACAAATCGATCGAGATCGTTGACTCACATGCAGAACGCCCCGAATGTGCATTTTGGCAATCATCTCGGCTGTGAAGAGAACTGTGACAGCTGTGTCCGACACGAATGTGATGTACTGCAGCGACGGATAGCGCTCGAATGTTTTCGGTGTGTTGAGTGAAACGGATGCCAGCGAGACCAAGGCACACAAACGCATCAGACGACGCACCCACAGCTTGTTGACCCACTCGATGTCGGCACTCTCGTTCAGCGATTCCTCCGGTCCGTAGTCGGCCAAAAAGGGCTCGCCACCCTTGAGGCTCTGCTTGCGACccaacattattttatttccaattCCCGTCGCAATGCCCAGTCCAATGGGCGGCACACCCGTAATGGCAGCGCTGCCCACAGTGCTGCTGATGCCGCCACAGATCCCCATGCCAGCTGTGGCGGCTCCACCGCCCAGGCCACCAATGCCGCCCAGCAGATTGAGGCCTCCGCCCCCAACGCCGCCCACAGGGCAGACCGTGGCGCCTGCTCCATTGTTGTGAGCCGCATTGTTGACGATCGTCGGACCAACTGCTCCCACTGCATTCGATGTTGTCCCACCAACTAGACCTGCAAGCAcaaagcatttttattatacttattgtaatactaaaaaaagtcattttaaaattcaatggTTAAAAtcgcaataaaaaaagagtacAGGCTAATTTGGAGATATCTTTGTCTGAAGAAAAACAATGTATGGAGcacaaattaaatgtgaatcTTAGGGGAGcatttagaaataatataatatataataatataataataatataatgctgatttattttgtttattccaAAATcaactatatttttaaatagatatttatgaaaatgaaaaatagatCGACCAGATTAAAATTCTATGTATTCTTTCTAAGCAGTCAacataaagaaatttaatttaataaagaatgtaaaaaagaaaataatattttttaaattccaaaatCAACTAAATTTGTGGATAAATGATTGAACACTAAATAAACCAGATTGACATGCGATGTATTGCTCTAAAAAGTGAACATAAAGAGTAAAACAAATATGATCTAGCtaaaatatgatatatgtatgtaagtacaTATCATATAATGTAGTGTAGTTTAGTGTTGTACCTCCAACCGTCTGCTGCATTCCGAAAgcggtgctgctgctgccgccaccACTGCCGCTGCCTGAGTTCACAATGTTTGCCGTTGGACTGTTAAGCGTGCTAGCCGCATCTTGTCGTGTCCCCAATCCGTTGCCAGGACTGCTTCCCGGCGATGGATTGAAGTTGAAATGGCTagctagctgctgctgttgctgctgctgctgctgcgagcTTCGCAGATGAGCGtgctgattttgattttgatgagGATTTGATAGCGATAATgaatgctgatgctgctgttgcggtgTCAAGCTGTTGCCACTGGAGGAGCTGGTGCTTGCCGTCGCTGGCGTCGTTATCCCACTGGCCGAGTGAAAATTAACGCCACCTCCCGTGCGTTTATTTCTTGCAGCTGCACCCAAGCGTCGAATCTGTAAGCGGTCAATCATTCATGCAGCGCATACTGGTCCTAGCTGGGCCGTAGTTAATTGTCGCTGGGTTCGATAGAAATAAATTCGAATTACATGTTTGCATGTGTACCCTCAAGTATTTATGTAGGTGCATGTAATCCACAAGCAAAATAGTCGCGATTGATACTTTCATCTTCAATCATGTAAACACGTGTGCAACAAAATGTACCCAATGTGGTACATTTGCTGCACATTTGTACCTAAGCTGGTGCGTGTTTTGTTTCTATTTGTGTgtactttaattaatatacatatttgttaatatttgtgtaaatgtttattttgtgcatttattattcttatgtGTTCTCGAAAGAGAACAGAATTCAGAACATAATGTGATCGTGGATAGCACGGAACGCCACAATTGGTACATTTGATGTTGTATGGCATTtgttattactttttaatgaAAACGTGCTATATAATTCATGAAAGTATGTATCGAATAACTACACTACTTAACACGTTTAGGTATTACAGTGTGTGTATGAAAGtagaattatttgaatattatcgAATGGTACATTTAGTTCATCTTTTTCACcacgcattttaaatttaattttaatgttaatagCGTTTTGATTTGCAATTAGCTTTTATTGGTTATGCTTTTGCTCATCGACgaaaatttgtaaacatttgcGCTATAATTGCTTTATTGCAAATgttaaatatgccaaagatTTTGATGTGACAACGGTGGTATAGACTTgttcatatgtacatatatcattTGCcaattactatatataatatattataccTAGATACGTATTGAACAAAGGGACAATTAGTTAAAGTATTCTCtgtcaatatttatatttgaacaGTTGCCGATGCGAAAAAGTTTGCACCGAACAACCCTCATGACCCGAATACGAGAGCggcaaatacatacatacgcatgtatatgtatatgtatacagTATAGACGTacacataaacaaaatgcacacactcacacacacacctataTGCAAAACTATGTATGAAGATTAggacattttattaatttttattcttaaataacagaaaatgttttgtaatttcactttataatattattatttattttttatttatttcactttataatattattactattcATGAATCTGTATGCAGGAAAAAAGTCCTTTGTTTTCATTGAGGGATTACGAAGTATTCCTTGTTTTATTTCACTACAGTTTTTCGAGCTTATGTTGATAAATTTGCCCCAATTATATCCCACttgaat
It encodes the following:
- the LOC132796160 gene encoding sodium leak channel NALCN isoform X1, with product MIDRLQIRRLGAAARNKRTGGGVNFHSASGITTPATASTSSSSGNSLTPQQQHQHSLSLSNPHQNQNQHAHLRSSQQQQQQQQQLASHFNFNPSPGSSPGNGLGTRQDAASTLNSPTANIVNSGSGSGGGSSSTAFGMQQTVGGLVGGTTSNAVGAVGPTIVNNAAHNNGAGATVCPVGGVGGGGLNLLGGIGGLGGGAATAGMGICGGISSTVGSAAITGVPPIGLGIATGIGNKIMLGRKQSLKGGEPFLADYGPEESLNESADIEWVNKLWVRRLMRLCALVSLASVSLNTPKTFERYPSLQYITFVSDTAVTVLFTAEMIAKMHIRGVLHGEVPYLKDHWCQFDASMVSFLWVSIILQIFEVLEIVAKFSYLSIMRAPRPLIMIRFLRVFLKFSMPKSRINQIFKRSSQQIYNVTLFFLFFMSLYGLLGVQFFGELKNHCVMNNTEYDILGRPVLTINSLAIPDTFCSMDPDSGYQCSPGMRCMKMDFLSSYVIGFNGFEDIATSIFTVYQAASQEGWVFIMYRAIDSLPAWRAAFYFSTMIFFLAWLVKNVFIAVITETFNEIRVQFQQMWGARGHIQKTAASQILSGNDSGWRLVTIDDNKHGGLAPETCHAILRSPYFRMLVMTVILANGIVTATMAFKHDGRPRHIFYERYYYIEVAFTCLLDLETLFKIYCLGWRGYYKHSIHKFELLLAAGTTLHIVPIFYLSGLTYFQVLRVVRLIKASPMLEGFVYKIFGPGKKLGSLIIFTMCLLIISSSISMQLFCFLCDFTKFESFPEAFMSMFQILTQEAWVEVMDETMIRTSKTLTPLVAVYFILYHLFVTLIVLSLFVAVILDNLELDEDIKKLKQLKFREQSAEIKETLPFRLRIFEKFPDSPQMTILHRIPNDFMLPKVRESFMKHFVIELETDDPSMVESCKRPMSECWESNVVFRKQKPVRIMNKTAKVRAAGSSLRKLAITHIINDSNNQRLMLGDSAMLPVVGTKGGLKSQGTITHSKPWRVDQKKFGSRSIRRSVRSGSIKLKQTYEHLMENGDIAAAPRANSGRARPHDLDIKLLQAKRQQAEMRRNQREEDLRENHPFFDTPLFLVPRESRFRKICQKIVHARYDARLKDPLTGKERKVQYKSLHNFLGLVTYLDWVMIFATTLSCISMMFETPSYRLMDHPTLQIAEYGFVIFMSLELALKILADGLFFTPKAYIKDVAAALDVFIYVVSTSFLCWMPHNIPTNSAAQLLMILRCVRPLRIFTLVPHMRKVVYELCRGFKEILLVSTLLILLMFIFASYGVQLYGGRLARCNDPTILRREDCVGVFMRRVFVTKMKLTPGPDESYPAMLVPRVWANPRRFNFDNIGDAMLTLFEVLSFKGWLDVRDVLIKVVGPIHAIYIHIYIFLGCMIGLTLFVGVVIANYSENKGTALLTVDQRRWCDLKKRLKIAQPLHLPPRPDGRKIRAFTYDITQHIIFKRVIAVVVLINSMLLSITWIKGEVHTERLVIVSAVLTFVFVVEVVMKNIAFTPRGYWQSRRNRYDLLVTVAGVIWIILQTILRNDLSYFFGFMVVILRFFTITGKHTTLKMLMLTVGVSVCKSFFIIFGMFLLVFFYALAGTILFGTVKYGEGIGRRANFGSPVTGVAMLFRIVTGEDWNKIMHDCMVQPPYCTLGGNYWETDCGNFTASLIYFCTFYVIITYIVLNLLVAIIMENFSLFYSNEEDALLSYADIRNFQNTWNIVDIHQRGVIPVRRVKFILRLLKGRLECDPQKDRLLFKYMCYELDKLHNGEDVTFHDVINMLSYRSVDIRKALQLEELLAREEFEYLVEEEVAKMTIRTWLEGCLKKIRAQNASKQQNSLIAGLRATNEQSVMRPNVQEDLAPSGVLDKSAISTISGAVAGTCPPTSDAFSPTLSSTENDEKDANSSAAIVLTHSDVHATGVRHVMAVGGKRSYALNRSDSTGSSAGRKFLAPTSSDPQQRSTLSDKERLHISSQQRKKNSMTTLPHVAQLGQLGKQRDTNKSSTIFSEIGQFHYPIINQTVAATAALHGYGDHHQHQHQHPHHHGVLSSSSAMMSQLIGGSGKLLPFNNQANAVYEVHDWWQEQVLCPQTSDDEV
- the LOC132796160 gene encoding sodium leak channel NALCN isoform X2 → MIDRLQIRRLGAAARNKRTGGGVNFHSASGITTPATASTSSSSGNSLTPQQQHQHSLSLSNPHQNQNQHAHLRSSQQQQQQQQQLASHFNFNPSPGSSPGNGLGTRQDAASTLNSPTANIVNSGSGSGGGSSSTAFGMQQTVGGLVGGTTSNAVGAVGPTIVNNAAHNNGAGATVCPVGGVGGGGLNLLGGIGGLGGGAATAGMGICGGISSTVGSAAITGVPPIGLGIATGIGNKIMLGRKQSLKGGEPFLADYGPEESLNESADIEWVNKLWVRRLMRLCALVSLASVSLNTPKTFERYPSLQYITFVSDTAVTVLFTAEMIAKMHIRGVLHGEVPYLKDHWCQFDASMVSFLWVSIILQIFEVLEIVAKFSYLSIMRAPRPLIMIRFLRVFLKFSMPKSRINQIFKRSSQQIYNVTLFFLFFMSLYGLLGVQFFGELKNHCVMNNTEYDILGRPVLTINSLAIPDTFCSMDPDSGYQCSPGMRCMKMDFLSSYVIGFNGFEDIATSIFTVYQAASQEGWVFIMYRAIDSLPAWRAAFYFSTMIFFLAWLVKNVFIAVITETFNEIRVQFQQMWGARGHIQKTAASQILSGNDSGWRLVTIDDNKHGGLAPETCHAILRSPYFRMLVMTVILANGIVTATMAFKHDGRPRHIFYERYYYIEVAFTCLLDLETLFKIYCLGWRGYYKHSIHKFELLLAAGTTLHIVPIFYLSGLTYFQVLRVVRLIKASPMLEGFVYKIFGPGKKLGSLIIFTMCLLIISSSISMQLFCFLCDFTKFESFPEAFMSMFQILTQEAWVEVMDETMIRTSKTLTPLVAVYFILYHLFVTLIVLSLFVAVILDNLELDEDIKKLKQLKFREQSAEIKETLPFRLRIFEKFPDSPQMTILHRIPNDFMLPKVRESFMKHFVIELETDDPSMVESCKRPMSECWESNVVFRKQKPVRIMNKTAKVRAAGSSLRKLAITHIINDSNNQRLMLGDSAMLPVVGTKGGLKSQGTITHSKPWRVDQKNVRSGSIKLKQTYEHLMENGDIAAAPRANSGRARPHDLDIKLLQAKRQQAEMRRNQREEDLRENHPFFDTPLFLVPRESRFRKICQKIVHARYDARLKDPLTGKERKVQYKSLHNFLGLVTYLDWVMIFATTLSCISMMFETPSYRLMDHPTLQIAEYGFVIFMSLELALKILADGLFFTPKAYIKDVAAALDVFIYVVSTSFLCWMPHNIPTNSAAQLLMILRCVRPLRIFTLVPHMRKVVYELCRGFKEILLVSTLLILLMFIFASYGVQLYGGRLARCNDPTILRREDCVGVFMRRVFVTKMKLTPGPDESYPAMLVPRVWANPRRFNFDNIGDAMLTLFEVLSFKGWLDVRDVLIKVVGPIHAIYIHIYIFLGCMIGLTLFVGVVIANYSENKGTALLTVDQRRWCDLKKRLKIAQPLHLPPRPDGRKIRAFTYDITQHIIFKRVIAVVVLINSMLLSITWIKGEVHTERLVIVSAVLTFVFVVEVVMKNIAFTPRGYWQSRRNRYDLLVTVAGVIWIILQTILRNDLSYFFGFMVVILRFFTITGKHTTLKMLMLTVGVSVCKSFFIIFGMFLLVFFYALAGTILFGTVKYGEGIGRRANFGSPVTGVAMLFRIVTGEDWNKIMHDCMVQPPYCTLGGNYWETDCGNFTASLIYFCTFYVIITYIVLNLLVAIIMENFSLFYSNEEDALLSYADIRNFQNTWNIVDIHQRGVIPVRRVKFILRLLKGRLECDPQKDRLLFKYMCYELDKLHNGEDVTFHDVINMLSYRSVDIRKALQLEELLAREEFEYLVEEEVAKMTIRTWLEGCLKKIRAQNASKQQNSLIAGLRATNEQSVMRPNVQEDLAPSGVLDKSAISTISGAVAGTCPPTSDAFSPTLSSTENDEKDANSSAAIVLTHSDVHATGVRHVMAVGGKRSYALNRSDSTGSSAGRKFLAPTSSDPQQRSTLSDKERLHISSQQRKKNSMTTLPHVAQLGQLGKQRDTNKSSTIFSEIGQFHYPIINQTVAATAALHGYGDHHQHQHQHPHHHGVLSSSSAMMSQLIGGSGKLLPFNNQANAVYEVHDWWQEQVLCPQTSDDEV